The Chitinophaga pinensis DSM 2588 region GATCTCATGAGTGCCGCCGCTGTAGTTCTGTAAAGGACCTACAGAAAAGTCGTAGGCATATCCGATACGCAGATTCGGTACAGGGAATACCTCTACTGCTGCCACTGCCGCGTTACGATACATCAGGTTTTTCTGCAGATAGCTTTTATCATACACCTTCAGGCCCGTCCGATAGGAACCACCGATCCATACCACCTCTTTCAGGAGCAGGAAGGCGTTCAGGTCCAGACTGGTAGGACCGCCTCTGTCATCTTTCAGGAGAAAGGAAGGCTTTAGCTGAATATCCTCATTCAAAGGAATCAGCGTACCAGCGGTCAGATAGTAATGCAGCTTAGTCTGTGGCAGATACAGGAACCTGCCTTTATTATCAAATGCCTGTACAACGATATTATCTACCGAGAAACCGGCATAATAACGGTCATCCGAATAAAAGATCCCCGCTCTGGCGTCCGGCGTCAGGCGGTGAAGACCCGCCGGCATATCTGTCTCCGGATCATTCGGATTCAATACGGAACCGTCAATACCCGTTTGCAGCATACCCACGCTCAGCCCCAGTGCCAGCC contains the following coding sequences:
- a CDS encoding type IX secretion system membrane protein PorP/SprF is translated as MKKIFLIAGLLTSLGLTVHAQQDAQYSQYMFNGIYINPAYAGYKEQLNLHAFYRNQWTGLKGAPESFSLAVDAVANDGNVGLALQVSGDKLGAQDNLSAYVSYAYRIRLNREGSSRLALGLSVGMLQTGIDGSVLNPNDPETDMPAGLHRLTPDARAGIFYSDDRYYAGFSVDNIVVQAFDNKGRFLYLPQTKLHYYLTAGTLIPLNEDIQLKPSFLLKDDRGGPTSLDLNAFLLLKEVVWIGGSYRTGLKVYDKSYLQKNLMYRNAAVAAVEVFPVPNLRIGYAYDFSVGPLQNYSGGTHEISVGFTFNKQNIRMATPRVF